Below is a genomic region from Triticum dicoccoides isolate Atlit2015 ecotype Zavitan chromosome 5A, WEW_v2.0, whole genome shotgun sequence.
tgagtaagactcaaaaacacgaccacgacagaagatagaaagagaatgaaagtcattccctatgccttggccataggttctataaagtatgccatgctgtgtaccagatctattgtataccctacactgactttggaaagggagtacaatagtgatctaggagtagataactggacagcggtcaaaattatccttagtggaataaggatatgtttctcaattatggacgtgacaaaaagggttcgtcgtaaaaggttacgtcgatgcaaattttgacactgatctagatgactctaagtctcaatctggatacatattaaaagtgggagaaattagctaagagtagctccgtgcagagcattgttgacattgaaatttgcaaaatacatacggatctgaatatggcagacccgttgactaaacttctctcacaagcaaaacatgatcacaccttagtactctttgggtgttaatcacataagcgatgtgaactagattactgaatctagtaaaccctttgggtgttggtcacatggcgatgtgaactatgggtgttaatcacatgatgatgtgaactatcgatgttaatcacatggtgatgtgatctagattattgactctagtgcaagtgggagactgaaggaaatatgccctagaggcaataataaagttattatttatttccttatttcatgataaatgtttattcatgctagaattgtattaaccggaaacataatacatgtgtgaatacatagacaaacaaagtgtcactagtatgcctctacttgactagctcgttaattaaagatggttatgtttcctaaccatggacaaagagttgttatttgattgacgggatcacatcattaggtgaatgatctgattgacatgacccattccattagcttagcacccgatcgtttagtatgttgctattgctttcttcataacttatacatgttcctatgactatgagattatgcaacttccgtctaccagaggaacactttgtgcgctaccaaacatcacaacgtaactgggtgattataaaggagctctacaggtgtttccaaaggtatatgtcgggttggcgtatttcgagattaggatttgtcactccgattgtcggagaggtatctctaggccctctcggtaatgcacatcacttaagccttgcaagcattgcaactaatgagttagttgtgggatgatgtattacagaacgagtaaagagacttgccggtaacgagattgaactaggtattggaataccgatgatcgaatctcgggcaagtaacataccgatgacaaagggaacaacgtatgttgttatgaggtctgaccgataaagatcttcgtagaatatataggagccaatatgagcatccaggttccgctattggttattgaccggagacatgtctcagtcatgtctacattgttctcgaacccgtagggtccgcacgcttaaggttacgatgacagttatattatgagtttatgcattttgatgtaccgaagtttgttcagagtcccggatgtgatcaaggacatgacgaggagtctcgaaatgatcgagacataaagattgatatattggaagcctatgtttggatatcggaagtgttccgggtgaaatcgggatttcaccggagtaccgggaggttaccggaaccccccgggagctttatgggccttagtgggccttagtggaaaagagaaggggcagcccaagatgggccgcgcgcccctcccctcccttggtccgaataggacaaggagagggggccggcccccctctctcttttcccccctccgcgaatcctattccaactaggattgNNNNNNNNNNNNNNNNNNNNNNNNNNNNNNNNNNNNNNNNNNNNNNNNNNNNNNNNNNNNNNNNNNNNNNNNNNNNNNNNNNNNNNNNNNNNNNNNNNNNNNNNNNNNNNNNNNNNNNNNNNNNNNNNNNNNNNNNNNNNNNNNNNNNNNNNNNNNNNNNNNNNNNNNNNNNNNNNNNNNNNNNNNNNNNNNNNNNNNNNNNNNNNNNNNNNNNNNNNNNNNNNNNNNNNNNNNNNNNNNNNNNNNNNNNNNNNNNNNNNNNNNNNNNNNNNNNNNNNNNNNNNNNNNNNNNNNNNNNNNNNNNNNNNNNNNNNgtcccctcccccttgctcctttatatacaggggcagggggcacctctagacacacaagttgatcttcgtgatcgttccgtagccgtgtgcggtgcccccctccaccatattccacctcagtcatattgtagcggtgcttaggcgaagccctgcgatggtagaacatcaaaatcgtcaccactccgtcgtgctgacggaactcctccccgacgctttgttggatcggagcccggggatcgtcatcgagctgaacgtgtgccaagaactcggaggtgccggagtaacggtgcttggatcggtcggatcgtgaagacgtacgactacatcaaccaaacgcttccgttgtcgatctacaagggtacgtagatcacactatcccctcattgctatgcatcacatgatcttgcgtgtgcgtaggaatttttttgaaattactacgttccccaacaggccccacccggtggacccccgggaccctttcagtggtcccggtacaatagcgattacccccgaaactttcccaatggccgaaacttgacttcctatatataaatcttcacctccggaccattccgggactcctcgtgacgtccgggatctcatccgggactccgaacaacttttgggttaccgtatactaatatctcaacaaccctggcGTTACCGAATattaagtgtgtagactctacgggttcgggagacacgcagacatgaccgagactactctccgatcaataaccaacagcgggatctagatacccatgttggctcccacatgctcctcgatgatctcatcggatgaaccacgatgtcaaggattcaatcaatcccgtatacaatcccctttgtcaatcggtacgttacttgcccgagactcgatcgtcggtatcccaatacctcgttcaatctcattaccggcaagtcactttactcgtaccgtaatgcatgatcccgtgaccaaccacttggtcacattgagctcattatgatgatgccttaccgagtgggcccagagatacctctccgtcatacggagtgacaaatcccagtctcgattcgtgccaacccaacagacacttttggagatacccgtagtgcacctttatagtcaccagttacgttgtgacgtttggcacacccaaagcactcctacggtatccgggagttgcacaatctcatggtctaaggaaatgatacttgacattcggaaaagctctagcaaacgaactacacgatctttgagctatgcttaggattgggtcttgtccatcacatcattctcctaatgatgtgatcccgttatcaatgacatctaatgtccatagtcaggaaaccatgactatcttttgatcaacgagctagtcaactagaggctcactagggacgtgttgtggtctatgtattcacacatgtattatgatttccggataacacaattatagcatgaacaatagacaattatcatgaacaagaaaatataataataaccattttattattgcctctagggcatatttccaacagaacctTCGTGGTACTGCTGTTGGTACTTGGTATCTCCCAACTTAAACTGTTGTGGCTGCCTCATGCCTCATGTCTAGCAGATTACGATTCTCCATTTGTAAATCAAAATTTGTAAATGCAAAAGTTAGTCTGTAAAAGATATGCAGCATGAGTATACCACTGCTAGATACTATATAATCACAAAATGATGGCTATGAAGCGGTGGAGTAGATGATGATGTCAATTAAAACTTTGGTTTGATGAGGTGAAAGTGCAACCGAGATTCAACCTACTGGTTGGTGCTTTTGAAGGCACGAAAAGCAGAGCAGCCCTGGCAATGTCGTCAAAGAGTAGTACTTAGATGCTGCAGCATGAATTGAAATTGAATTCATTTTTTATTTGGTCATCTATATATCTATCAGGCAAGTGTTGTCATGCAATATATACTCTTATGTGCTGAAAATTTGGTTAAGATGAGAAAATAATAATTGGACGATGATATTGCTGGTGCGGGTGGGTAGGGCTGGGGGTTGGGGGTGGGGTGCAAACATGTATCATGTATGGAGTGACATTTTCAAGAGAATATGATGTATAGTACCAGGGCTCAGTACAATTGGTAGATCCTTCAAACTTTTTAGATTCGCAGAGTATTCTACAGACACAGAGAAGTATTGCGTAAAAGAATGAATGAAAGCAAATCGCTTCTATGCTAGTTATGTGTATAACCGCAGATCATTTGACACAAGCTTATCAGCAAAATTGCAGTTcaagatatgaagcaaggccatggCCAATGATAATTCTTCATTGATGAGTCCCAGTATCAGTTAGTACTTAAGCAATGCCAGACTTCTGCATATACATTCATATATCGGCATACAGAGAGAATATGCACATAGAAGCAGGAACGATCAAAGTTGTCATGTGAATGGTGGATGCTTACCTAACTCTTTCGGGTGACAAATTCATCAAGTATCATATTTATTCTGTTTGGCGCATACATTGATGGCAATTATCCTCCGACCAGCCATTCATCTGGTGGGAACAACTGCAAGTTAGTTCATAAGCATGTCAGTTAGAAGAAAAAGATACTACTGAAGTACAAAGAGAAGTAGCAGATCAAAAGATTTTTGACCCGTTGAAATCCTATACGTGGAGTAGTTGGTACTTGAAATTGTCACTCACAAACATCAGTTGATCACATGGAACTGCAAAGGGCAATGTGTCCTATCCGTGTCTCTATGCATCAATTGATGTATTCACTGAAGAATTAGCAAACATGCATCATGCATCGATCTGGTCATTAGGAATAGAAACCTCATGGGAGAAGGTCTGGTCGTTGGCATCGATCTTGAGTGCACTGAATTTTGTAGATGAAGAGAAAATAAGGTACCTCATGGGAAAGGATTCGTGGGGCAGATGGCGTCGGCAGCGGCAGCAGAACGCGCTGATTCGGGGACGACAGATGGCGTCGGCATCGGGGGCAGCAGCCAGGAACAACGTGCCTCAACACACGGAATCAGTGTCCAGTAGTTGGTGTCAGTGTCGGCGTAGAATCGGCGGCGGCGTGCCCAGCAACCCCACGACGTGATGTGGAGGGGCACACAGCGGCGTCGTGCGGCCTCGACCGAGCGGAGATCTACGGGTGGCGAATCGCGCCcgctccggctgggtggtggatgGACTTTGCTACACTTACGGACGGCCAGCCCACGGAAAACAGCTACGCGCAGATGGGGAGTCAGCTGATTGACGCTCAAAATTTCACTTTGCGTGAACTGCGGGCTCACATAGTTCTCTCGTTCTGCCACGGCAATGCGTAGCCAGCTTTCTGAACAAGTTATCTGTAAGTGTATCATTTTCGGTGGTGGATCGGTGGTCAGCGCCAACCCTCGGTGTTGGGGGCCGTGTGCGGCCTCAATCCTCGGCGTCGGGGGCGGAGGGGTTCGGCGGTGGCTGCGCGACACCGGGCCTCGCTGTTAGCGGCGAGAAGGGGCGGGCTCCCGCGGCTGTGGAGGCGGCGACCTGCGGCGGCTTTCCGTGGCTCCGGCGCGCGGAGGTGGCGGTGAAGGGCGCGACTGGGGAGGAGGCGAACGGTGTGGGAGGAGGTCGTGCCGAGGAGAAAGAGGATGTCGTGCGGGcggttttcttctttttttttactGCGGGGCAGATTAGATCGATCGATTGCAGTGTCTTAATGCGTGGTTTGTAGCGTTAAACACAGAAGGATTAAGAGTCATTAGATTTTGATGATGGATGGATGTGATTGTTTGGATCTGTCCTTCTCTTTCTTTTATAATGGTAGTAGATGAATTGTTGACGTGCATTCATGAGAGTATACCAATATTATTTTGTAGCTAATGAATGCCCAGCCTAAGTCATGATGGCCATATAAAACTGCAATCCCACACATCATCTAAAACCAGCCGCGTGCTCAGCTCAACTCAGGCTCACTTTCGGCCCACTTCATCTAGCATTTTGAATTGCACAAACCCGTTTGACCGATACACAAGAAGGAAAATGCGCTATGCGACATAATAGAACACTCTCCTGCCTAAGAACACACCAAGCCATACGCAGCTTCCACTTCTTTTGCAATgacttccatgcaaagaaaatgcaaCTCTAAACATTTTAACTATGCTTCGAGACGTTTCTGGTCCGTAACTGCATGTAAGGATGAGATGAACTGCCTAGCCCATACAAAGATCGCTGCTGCACGGTCTCGCATTACATCTCCTTTGCCATGTATCTGCATGTTGTTGGCGATAAAGCTCTCGTCAATAATAAATTAATTCATCGTCGATCCAATTTATTTCTTTTTCTCTTCCTATGATCCATATAAATCATAGAGTTGACTTTGATCTATGTGCATGTACTCCCTGCCTCCCATAATGTAGCGCGTATAGATTTTTTGAGAAGTCAAAGATTGCAAACTTTGATCATGTTTACAAAGAAAACTATTTGTAGCTACCATACCAAATATCTAAAATATGAAACTACTtcttatgatgaatctaatgatatttgtttggcattccagatgtaaatgtttttctccacaaacTTGGTCAAAATTTGTGAGGTTTGACTTGTCAAAAAGTTGTATGCCTCTTTGATCTTAAACTTAAGAATGCTGGTTTTAtagtatggaatggagggagtatatgttttagtagttttttttttcaaaacggaggaaaaagatttgcctcatcgattaattaagcagaggagagttgcccggttaattactggaaaaccgggcgaaaacctaTACAAACCTACCACATGAGGACTACTCACAGAACAAGCAACCCCATTTCGAAAACATGGTCGGGCTGATCATGTTTTAGTAGTGGACTATGAAGAGGCAGAATATATATAACACACAGCTCGAGTTAACACAACTTCAACATATTTCAGAGCATATAACCGGTACGGTATTTCACATCATGATACAAACCCCCGATTGCGAGGCCTATTTATTTGGACACCACAACAACATGACACACTTTCACACACAACACGAAGTGATCACTGCATGCATGCATAACGCGAATGCATGACACGAAACTTAGGCATGCACGAGACATATAGATGAATTGATAAACAAACTGGAGTAGCATATAGGAATAGGAAGGTGCAATGCATGGCATGTGGACGCAGCATGCCATGCTTGGACGAGTATACGTCGATCGATCAGAGCGGGCAGGTGAAGCCGGGCGGGCAGGTCTTGTGGCACTGGTTGAGCAGGAGCACTAGGTCGATGGGGACGTTGAGGTTGATGACGCCGTGGACCTTGGCCCTGATGGCGGTGCAGAGGCACACCGTGGCGTCCAGGTCAGCCAGACCGGCCAGCAGCGGGCAGCACGTCTCGCTGTGCGGCACACCGAGCCCAAGCTTTAGCAGGTTCAGCACCTTGGCGCACACGCCCAGCTTCAGCGTGTCGATCGGACACGAGCCGTTggtcgtcgacggtggcggcggggtcgggcaGTGGGGTCCGCAGCCACCGTGCACAGCGGCGACCATCAGGTTCAGGCCGAGGAGCAGGAGGAAGAGCTTGGTCGATGGCGCCATTGCGAAATCTTTGATCGAGAGGAAGCAATGCTTACTATAGGTAGCAAGTAGCAAGGATTTGTAGGTGCTGTGAGTTTGAGCTCTGTGGGGGGTGGTATTTATAGCCCGGTCGCACGTACATGTTGATCCCATGATTGATCGTTCAAGTTTAATTCTACAGCTTAACTTAAACTACATAAAATCCATCTACGTACGTGTAGCCTTACGCTTATGGATGCTCTGAATCTCTATGCGCTACGCTAGCCAACAAAATGATTAGAGCGAGATATACGCCCGGCGAGTTTCAATACTTGATGGGCATCCATTTTTCAAACAAGCTCCGCACACAGAATAGCGGGATACTCGTGGCTGGAATGCGTTGAAGATATGATGTGTGATGACTTTCATGCCATGGCCATGTATGTTGTGTGGTTGCTTAGTTCGTTGGGTACCATGCATGGACACGTATAGCAGATGCATATTATTTGGAGAGCAGGAGAAGTCAACTATAGATGTTCCTTAGCTAGCTTTGGCTTATACATGAATGGTCGTTGCTGTGGACACGTATCCAGGCACTGGTTTCTATagaaaaatattaaacatgtatttgaaattttgaataaatgttcatcatttatgtaAAAAAATTTCAACGTGTATCTAAAAAAAAGATCATCGTGTATATAGAAAGAGTTCAGTGTGTAGTAAAAAAAGCAGACATGTATTTCAAAAACTGCAAAACCTTTTTGAATTAACCTCTAACTAACACAATTATTGGGCCAGTCCACCATGTCGATCTCCTCCAATATAGGCGAGCACAAGTTATGTCTCAGAATAAGCTGTTTTTAGCATTTGCCATAGGAGAGGCCCAGGACCAGATGGACCGTGTGGCCTAACATTTAGGCGTCATTTCCTAGCCCAGTGGAATGTACGGAAAGGCCGAGACCTAGTGCTCCAGTTGcttataggggtagggtgtgcgtgtgtgcgttcatagaggtgagtgtatgcgcgtttatatgagcgcttgcgtctatacTGTGTTCAAAGAAAAAACCAAGTTCTCGTTGAGGTAATACTTGTCCTTCTGTAGTCGTGCCACAAGATTATCCAGATTCTGAATTAATCCCCAAGCttgcttggctagaagagcctaatTCAAAGTTCTCATGTCTCTAAAACCCATGCCTCGCATATTTTTGGGAATGATCTTCTTGTTCGAAGCAAGCTAGGCCATCTTTCGTTTACCCTTCTCCATTCACCACATGTAGGATCTTTGCCCGCACATAATCTTTCAAATAATGGAGACCGCCGcatcacgttgatgtcattgttgaCTTGTGATATCCTGTCATgtcaaagaaagagtgccaaatcccGTGGTCTTTGAATGCATATGCCTCAATAATGATGGTAGGAATTTTGCGGTGGCCCTAGTATTTTGTTTGTCCAGTATATGTGCAGTTCTTCAATTTTTAGTGCATGCAATCTTGGGATCCGAACATACCTAGGAACTCTCTTGATTCTCCAAGTGCCATGAGCCTAGTTGTGTCTTTGGCATTTGGTTCTCTCAAGTTCTCAGGTTCAACAGCTTGACCGCTGTAGTACAAAATCTAACCATTGCCTTTAGGCAAGTGCTCTCAGATATCTAGAGCTATTCATCCCATGAATTTGCGGTTGTGCCTACACAATTATCCTGATAGAAGCCATGCACTCGGAGAGACCAGAGAACTCTATCTTCATCAAATTGAAGTAATCATCATAAGACCTAACCCCTtgcatgatacacaagaacaatggTCGCTGCATCCAATGAACGTCGAGAAAAGAATTGAACGGCGCATTAGGGGCAAAGTAGTCATCGTAGAGATCCACATATGCCCATGTGCCCAACATCAATTCTGTTGGACTAATATGTCAGGTATCATGACATATCTCCTAATTTCCTAAATTGACGAGTAtcgatatttttgtgtttttcatgttatggttaggattTTTAAATATGTCTATATATTAACATGCAATGGAAAAGCCAAGTGTGGCAAATATTCCTAAAGTCTTTCATGGTATCAGCCTAAACATCCTCACGCTTCCGCCCTTCTCCAACCCTTGCACCGCGGGCCTCAACCCTCGCGCCGATGGATCCCATCTCCCNNNNNNNNNNNNNNNNNNNNNNNNNNNNNNNNNNNNNNNNNNNNNNNNNNNNNNNNNNNNNNNNNNNNNNNNNNNNNNNNNNNNNNNNNNNNNNNNNNNNNNNNNNNNNNNNNNNNNNNNNNNNNNNNNNNNNNNNNNNNNNNNNNNNNNNNNNNNNNNNNNNNNNNNNNNNNNNNNNNNNNNNNNNNNNNNNNNNNNNNNNNNNNNNNNNNNNNNNNNNNNNNNNNNNNNNNNNNNNNNNNNNNNNNNNNNNNNNNNNNNNNNNNNNNNNNNNNNNNNNNNNNNNNNNNNNNNNNNNNNNNNNNNNNNNNNNNNNNNNNNNNNNNNNNNNNNNNNNNNNNNNNNNNNNNNNNNNNNNNNNNNNNNNNNNNNNNNNNNNNNNNNNNNNNNNNNNNNNNNNNNNNNNNNNNNNNNNNNNNNNNNNNNNNNNNNNNNNNNNNNNNNNNNNNNNNNNNNNNNNNNNNNNNNNNNNNNNNNNNNNNNNNNNNNNNNNNNNNNNNNNNNNNNGTCCCAACACTGCTCTTTGGGCGCAGGCCACCACCGTCCAGAGCATCCGCTCCCTCATCCCCGTCGTCCTCGATTTCAAGAGCACCGTCTTCCCCAAGTGGAGGAACTTCTTCACCATCGCCGTCACCACCTACGCCCTCGAGGACAATCTCACCACCGAGATGCACTCCACCGACCCCACATGGCTCCGCCTCGATGTCATGGTGCTTCACTGGCTCTATGGCTCGATGGCCATGGACATCGTTGACCTCATCATGCCTACCGACCCTACCACCGCCACAGCGTACAAGGTCTGGACCTCCGTCCTCGAGCTCTTCAATGACAACAAGAAGATCCGCGAGATTTATCTCGCCGAGGAGTTCCATGGCATCAAGCAGGAGGATCGGTCCATTGCCGATTACCTTCACCTGCAAAAGATGGACGCGGACGCCCTTGCCGAGGTCGGCGCGCCCGTCTCCGACGTGGAACTCGTCACCAACATCATCAAGGGCATTCACAAGCGCTTCGACAGCGTCGCCAACATCACTCCACTCCTCACGCTGTTCCCATCCTTCCTCACCTTCCGCAACATGTTGCTCCTCTAGGAGACGAAGGTGTCTCAGCGCTCCAACAGCACCTCGGCCTCCGCCTTGTACACCGCCAGGGGCCCATCCCCACTCCTCCCAATGGTGGCGGCTCGTCCTCCGGCAGCGTCGCtcctccaggtgctggcggcggTGGTCAGCCGTGGCAGCCTCCTACCTCCTCCCATAACCCCCACATCACCGACTACGGCAAGGGGAAAGGCAAGAACAAGGGCTAGAAGGCCGCCGGTGGTGCTCCTCCCATGTCGATGCCGTTCAACCCTCGGACTGGCACCATCTAGATGTGGCCCATGCAGTCCCGCTCCAACAACACCGGCAGCATCCTTGGACGAGGTCCAAGATTTCGCGCCCACGCCTACATGCCCGCCCCTCTGGCTGCTCTTGGTGTGCCCTACGACAGCTATGGTACAACCCCGTATGGTGCCGCTCCCTACGGCGCTGTCCTACCCTACGCTGCACCAATGACCCCGACACCGACATGGGACACCGCTGCTCTCGCTCAACACTTCACCAACATGATGCTACAGCAGcccgtctttgagtgtgtcatgggTAGCGGCATGACCGCCCACCTCTCCTCCGATGCCGATAtcctatcctctctctctctcccccatcATATATATCGTCACGTTGTTGTCGGCGACGGTCCAGCCATCCCCGTCACCACATCTGGCCATTCTTCACTTCCTTCTCGCTTCCCTAACAGACCACTTGATTTACGCCATGTCTTGGTCACACCCCGTATCATCAAAAATCTTATTTCTGTTGGTCAATTCACTACTGATAATCATTGCATCGTCGCTTTTGACCCCTTTGGTTTCTCTATGAAGGACCTTCATTCCCGGTGAGAGATTCTTTGGTGCAATAGTACGGGGGATCTTTACACGTTCGCATGTCCTTCACCACCTCGCGCCCTCGCCACGCTCGCCGCCCCTCACGACGTTTGGCACCATCACCTCGGTCATACAGGACATGATGCTTACCATCGCCTCTCGCAGCATATCTACTAGAGATTATGCCTATAACGACCAGCAATTAAAATATGCGGTTGTTGTTGGTACCATGTGCCGAACACACGTCTAACTTAGCCCCGCGAAACCTCCTAACGAGGATCGCTAATTTTCAGTTGCTCGTGCTTGTTGTTGCATTGTTGGTTAAATATCTCTCTTCGGGTTAGGCAGTAATTAGCGTCCCTCTCCCCTCGATTATGCGCCGCCGCCGCAGCTAAGGAGATGGCTGCAGATCCGGAAGGAGCAGTGCCCTACACGGGCCGGGCTATGCCCAGATCGAGTTCCACGAGCAGCCCCGCCCCCTCTATCACGCGGCCGATGGGGGATCCACGGCTCGCGGCCGGATCTGGAGCGCCTCCTGTATAGGGCAGACTCGCCACCAATGGCATCTTCCTCCACCCCTTGGTGATGAGCGACCGAGCCAAGGAGCAGAGTCAGGCGGGGGAGGGCCGGTGGACTTCGGGAGCAGGGGAGGGTGGGAGGCGGCACAGCCGACAGTGGTGTTCTGTTCGGGGATGCTTCGATCTGGTGATGATGGAGCACGGGCACTGAAGACATCGCCTCAGCCCGCCACCGCGGCCGGCGAGCCGCCGGGGTGACGCCACGGGTAGACTTCTCTCGCAGCTGAGCAGCAGCACCTTCCTTCATCGTTCTATGATACATGCATCTTCGAGAAATCATGAATCTTGTTTCCCTCTGGCAGGCACGCCAAGGGGAATCCTCGAGGAGCAAGGCTTTCCTGCAAGTCCTCACGTACTGATCCTCGAGGTGATCTCTCCTGTTTAATCAGCTCACACAAAAATCTGATATTACCCCCATCTACTCATCAGCTAGAAAAACCCGTAAAGTGGAGGCCGCTCCAAATGAGCCCATCTTGGTACGTATTATTCCTTACAGTTAATTACTCCACACATTACGTGTCACAGCAAAACAAAGTGTACAAATCTCTTCATTCCACACAAAATTTGTGTATATGCAGAGGTTTGATATACTTACGAGCCATAGTCACTACCGGAAACGGTCCTACCCCGACGGCCAaacctatgcctacggctgccgtcggcctagTTTGAGATATGCCGACAGCCCATTCCTAGCCGTCGGCCTACCCTGGCCGTCGGGTTACATgaagctatgccgacggcagccatcGGCACAGAACGGCCGTCGCTGTAGATTCAGACAtgccgacagcagccgtcggcataaACCAGCCGTCGGCATACCTGTGGGCCCGGCGACCCCGCCCGTGACTGGCGGCTAACGCCATCAACCCTATGCCGACGGTCGGGACGggtggccgtcggcatatctccgcATGCCACGTCACCAATCCGCGGCGtaggtatgccgacggcagccgtcggcataggtgccacgtcaccgatccgcggcaCGGCGCCTCCCAAAACCCTGCCgtttctatgccgacggcatagctaTATATATTTTTACATGCGATTTTTcatatgtttttatgcttttttacatatgtttttatgcttttttaATATGTTTTatgcttttttatgtattatatgaatatatatgtagttcgtaattttttccatagattatgaatatatatatatagtttgtatttttttcgaGCACATTAATACTGTGTcgtcatgttcttttgaatataggtccttatattttattaaaatcaaaaacagctatgcgACAGAAGTttagtggcggttgcaaacgcccggcacccgtctccggagtgtgaccccctgatgtccgcggtgtgcccccctcacggacggcgccgccgccagcatctggagggcggaaagagccgcatcgggtctatacggaggggacgttgctcccaagtgtttctatgggatgacctaccacaaccgggtggtgttgtggcatgttagAAC
It encodes:
- the LOC119298515 gene encoding cortical cell-delineating protein-like, whose translation is MAPSTKLFLLLLGLNLMVAAVHGGCGPHCPTPPPPSTTNGSCPIDTLKLGVCAKVLNLLKLGLGVPHSETCCPLLAGLADLDATVCLCTAIRAKVHGVINLNVPIDLVLLLNQCHKTCPPGFTCPL